A genome region from Bradyrhizobium sp. WSM1417 includes the following:
- a CDS encoding TadE/TadG family type IV pilus assembly protein — translation MQPIAHIWRNTGQSVRDFVADKRALAATEFAVIVPLMLVMFFGTIEFSSAVAVDRKVTMIARTLSDLTSQSTGVNDGDMQDTFTASISIVMPYDPTLVNGTVVQIKIDSSSVAKVQWSKSATIANGATQATLTAPPSSLAPGTTVTSMIPSTLLIPSTYLIFSQASYAYTPPVTFFLKSGITLSDVSYTRPRQVTCVSYNNVAC, via the coding sequence GAATACCGGTCAATCCGTGCGTGACTTCGTCGCCGACAAGCGCGCGCTCGCGGCGACCGAATTCGCGGTCATCGTGCCGCTGATGCTGGTGATGTTCTTCGGCACCATCGAATTTTCATCGGCCGTGGCGGTCGATCGCAAAGTCACAATGATTGCACGGACTCTGTCCGATTTGACGTCGCAGTCGACGGGGGTCAACGATGGCGACATGCAGGACACGTTCACGGCAAGCATATCGATCGTCATGCCGTACGACCCTACGCTCGTGAACGGCACGGTGGTTCAGATCAAAATCGATTCAAGCAGTGTCGCCAAGGTCCAATGGAGCAAGTCCGCCACCATTGCGAACGGTGCGACGCAGGCCACGCTGACGGCTCCGCCTTCGTCTCTCGCACCTGGTACCACGGTTACCTCGATGATTCCGTCGACGCTCTTGATTCCGTCGACCTACCTCATCTTCAGCCAGGCGAGCTACGCGTACACACCTCCCGTCACGTTCTTCCTGAAGTCGGGCATAACGCTGAGCGACGTCTCCTACACGCGGCCGCGCCAGGTCACCTGCGTTTCTTACAATAATGTAGCGTGTTGA